The following proteins are encoded in a genomic region of Scylla paramamosain isolate STU-SP2022 chromosome 40, ASM3559412v1, whole genome shotgun sequence:
- the LOC135092613 gene encoding tigger transposable element-derived protein 1-like, whose product MPGHKPMKDRLTLLLCANASGGCLEYDLTDEYSFIKVKFLPPNTTPLLQPMDQQVIANFKKLYTKALFRKCFDVTCDTQLTLREFWKDHFNILNCVNIIDQAWGNVTYRTLKSAWRKLWPECVPERDFEGFQYEAGPSTAAVIPAGTCTTEENAVMEDILSMGRSMGIEVNREDIDELVEGHSSDLTTEELLYLQQQQQQDLVQEQESSEDEDVREEASSAVINDMCAKWGELQAFVEKYHPDTAVSNRAVIIFNDTVMAHFRKIVQKRQKQLTMDRFLLKEKRKATAQPDSPPRKRERREKTPEGALPSVIMEGDSPSKE is encoded by the exons ATGCCTGGTCACAAGCCTATGAAGGACAGGCTAACGCTGTTATTGTGTGCCAATGCTAGTGGAGGCT GTCTAGAGTATGACTTAACAGATGAATACAGTTTCATCAAGGTGAAGTTCTTGCCCCCCAATACTACTCCCTTACTCCAGCCTATGGACCAACAGGTAATTGCTAACTTTAAAAAACTGTACACCAAGGCCCTCTTCCGAAAGTGTTTTGATGTGACATGTGATACCCAGTTGACCCTTAGAGAATTTTGGAAGGATCACTTTAATATCCTCAATTGTGTTAACATAATAGACCAAGCTTGGGGTAACGTCACTTATAGGACATTAAAATCTGCATGGCGAAAACTTTGGCCTGAGTGTGTACCTGAGAGGGACTTCGAGGGTTTCCAGTATGAGGCTGGTCCAAGCACTGCTGCTGTTATTCCTGCTGGTACATGTACTACTGAAGAAAATGCTGTCATGGAGGACATTCTTTCCATGGGAAGAAGTATGGGCATTGAGGTCAACAGGGAGGACATCGATGAGCTTGTGGAAGGCCACTCTTCTGATTTGACCACAGAAGAGTTATTGTACctgcaacaacagcaacagcaagattTGGTTCAGGAGCAGGAATCCTCAGAAGATGAGGATGTAAGAGAGGAGGCTTCCAGTGCAGTGATCAATGACATGTGTGCTAAGTGGGGTGAGTTGCAGGCGTTTGTTGAAAAATACCATCCTGATACAGCAGTCAGTAACCGTGCTGTGATAATTTTCAATGACACTGTTATGGCGCACTTCCGAAAAATAGTGCAGAAAAGGCAGAAGCAACTGACAATGGACAGGTTCCTtcttaaagaaaagaggaaggctaCTGCCCAGCCAGATTCACCtccacggaagagagagagaagggagaaaacccCTGAAGGCGCGTTACCTAGCGTCATCATGGAAGGGGATTCCCCTTCCAAGGAGtaa